In the genome of Hyphobacterium sp. CCMP332, one region contains:
- a CDS encoding DUF5103 domain-containing protein: protein MGKVFKLIILSILFFNNCIAQTNNPDRVNGKNIHTVQFYRNDLSPQTIINPPVTNLNQRHRIILEFDELGDQAKYYYAKVLHCNADWSESSLSSAEFMSEYNEFLIEDYNFSFNTKVEFTHYRFVVPKVKVSGNYLLKVYQSDKPDDIIISKRFMVYESLVNIVPHFRVSELVGKRESHQQVGFEVYYDQFEIVMPQKEIKATIRQNQRWDNARMELTPLYFDIGREQLDFRYFDESTNFIAWNEFRNFAFRSAQFDDINVKELDIKNQEVLLSPLRSRAEKSYVNYLELNGNYIIENNRGDPQLSSDYFNTHFEFFSDKKGGDFYIVGKLSNWEFMEKNKFIYNPEYKKYECNIMLKQGYYDYLVHYESNSIEEEPYIMEGSFFSTQNDYEIIIYHTAIGSRFDRIVGYLFRPFFDR from the coding sequence ATGGGAAAAGTATTTAAGCTAATAATATTATCAATTCTTTTTTTTAACAATTGTATTGCTCAGACCAACAATCCGGATAGAGTTAATGGCAAAAACATCCATACAGTTCAGTTTTACAGAAATGATCTTAGTCCTCAAACAATTATCAATCCTCCCGTAACCAATTTAAATCAAAGGCATAGAATTATCTTAGAATTTGATGAATTGGGGGATCAGGCAAAATATTATTATGCAAAAGTGCTGCACTGTAATGCTGACTGGTCGGAGTCATCTTTATCAAGTGCAGAATTTATGTCCGAGTACAATGAGTTCCTAATCGAAGATTACAATTTCTCCTTTAATACTAAAGTCGAGTTCACTCATTATCGATTTGTTGTTCCAAAAGTTAAGGTAAGTGGTAATTATCTTTTAAAAGTTTATCAATCAGATAAGCCGGATGATATAATTATTTCTAAAAGATTTATGGTATATGAAAGTCTGGTAAATATAGTTCCCCATTTCAGAGTTTCAGAATTGGTCGGCAAAAGAGAGTCACACCAACAAGTGGGTTTTGAAGTATATTATGATCAATTTGAAATTGTGATGCCACAAAAAGAAATTAAAGCTACAATACGACAAAATCAGAGATGGGATAATGCAAGAATGGAATTAACTCCATTGTATTTTGACATAGGAAGAGAACAATTGGATTTTAGATATTTTGATGAAAGTACAAATTTCATTGCATGGAACGAGTTTAGAAATTTTGCTTTTCGCAGCGCTCAATTTGATGATATTAATGTAAAAGAGCTGGATATAAAGAATCAAGAGGTATTGTTAAGCCCTTTGAGAAGTAGAGCGGAGAAATCCTACGTTAATTATCTTGAATTAAACGGTAATTATATAATTGAAAATAATCGTGGTGATCCGCAACTATCTTCCGATTATTTCAATACTCATTTTGAATTTTTTTCTGACAAGAAGGGCGGTGATTTTTACATCGTGGGAAAATTGAGTAATTGGGAATTTATGGAGAAGAATAAATTCATTTATAATCCTGAATATAAAAAATATGAATGCAATATAATGCTAAAACAAGGTTATTATGATTACCTGGTGCACTATGAATCCAATTCAATAGAGGAAGAACCATACATTATGGAGGGTTCCTTTTTTTCAACTCAAAATGATTACGAAATAATTATTTACCATACGGCCATCGGATCACGATTTGATCGAATTGTGGGTTATTTATTCAGGCCCTTTTTTGATAGGTAA
- the folB gene encoding dihydroneopterin aldolase codes for MAEIRLNGIEFFAYHGHHDEERVTGNKYSVDMRIITDLSKAAESDTLKDTVNYEVIYKIIKDEMAKPARLLEHLSHRINQEVLLAYPKITLVETAVSKFNPPLGGICKKATVITKAKSN; via the coding sequence ATGGCAGAAATTCGTTTAAATGGCATTGAATTTTTTGCCTATCATGGACATCATGATGAAGAAAGAGTAACAGGAAATAAATACAGTGTGGACATGCGTATTATTACAGATTTGAGTAAAGCAGCTGAGTCCGACACCTTAAAAGACACCGTTAATTACGAAGTGATTTACAAAATCATTAAAGATGAGATGGCTAAACCGGCAAGACTGTTGGAACATTTATCCCACCGCATAAATCAGGAAGTTTTACTCGCCTACCCAAAAATAACTCTGGTTGAAACAGCAGTAAGTAAGTTTAATCCACCTTTAGGCGGGATATGTAAAAAAGCTACAGTAATTACAAAAGCAAAAAGTAATTAA
- a CDS encoding polysaccharide biosynthesis protein, which produces MLKRITSLNILPRWIIICIDAGIILFSVMFAYLLRFNLNLDNIEVDQFVTGVSLFFVCNLGAVLLNKTYSGIIRYTSLEDGTRILFTSTSGSAIVGLINYLNFYLSGIAFIPVSVLIIAYLNTTFFLFSYRIAVKFIFSKASNLKYSRKSAVIYGVGQLGLITKHIIDNDPISDMRVVAYLDDDERKVGKNFNGVKIFHSERDLQYLLRTQRIHKLVIAIQDLSLERKNEIVDFCLRYDIEVQHVPPAYRWVNGELSFNQIKNVKIEDLLGRESIKIENTLVKNELQGKTILITGAAGSIGSEIVRQVIQNNPRKVILFDQAETPLFDMEMEAADLNPAVEKIVILGAVNNYNRVHATFKEHKPNVVFHAAAYKHVPMLEENPIEAIQTNILGTKNLADLAVKFNVSKFVLVSTDKAVNPTNVMGASKRLAEMYVQSLNYALERGDYFDNSAFNTRFITTRFGNVLGSNGSVIPLFRKQIAQGGPVTVTHPEITRFFMTIPEACQLVLEAGVMGKGGEIFIFDMGKAIKILDLAKKMIQLSGLKLGKDIEVEFSGLRPGEKLYEELLSNKENTKPTHNPKILIAETDNADFQKINSEIVELLDITAMDDEMLIVKKMKKLVPSFISNHSKFERLDPKKDIPMRVIRNA; this is translated from the coding sequence ATGTTAAAAAGAATTACTTCCCTGAATATTCTGCCTCGATGGATTATTATCTGCATTGATGCTGGAATAATTCTTTTCAGTGTAATGTTTGCTTACCTGCTTCGATTCAATTTAAATCTTGATAATATTGAAGTTGATCAGTTTGTTACAGGAGTTTCACTTTTCTTTGTCTGTAACCTGGGGGCTGTTTTATTGAATAAAACCTATTCTGGAATTATTCGATATACGAGTTTAGAGGACGGAACACGAATATTGTTTACAAGCACGTCCGGTTCGGCCATCGTTGGATTGATCAATTACCTCAATTTCTATTTATCAGGCATTGCTTTTATTCCTGTATCAGTATTGATTATTGCCTATTTAAATACAACATTTTTTCTTTTCAGTTATCGAATTGCCGTCAAATTTATTTTCAGCAAGGCAAGTAATTTAAAATACAGCAGAAAATCTGCCGTCATATATGGCGTAGGACAACTCGGTTTAATTACTAAACATATTATAGATAATGACCCAATTTCTGATATGCGGGTTGTGGCCTACCTGGATGATGATGAAAGGAAAGTGGGTAAAAATTTTAATGGCGTGAAAATCTTTCATTCCGAAAGAGATTTACAGTATTTATTAAGAACTCAAAGAATTCATAAACTTGTAATTGCGATACAAGATCTCAGCTTAGAGCGAAAAAATGAAATTGTAGATTTTTGCTTAAGGTATGATATCGAGGTTCAGCACGTACCACCGGCCTACAGGTGGGTAAATGGTGAGCTGAGCTTCAATCAAATCAAGAATGTAAAAATCGAAGACCTGCTTGGCAGAGAGTCAATCAAAATTGAAAATACACTTGTAAAGAATGAATTACAGGGCAAAACAATTTTAATAACAGGAGCGGCCGGGTCTATAGGAAGTGAAATTGTAAGGCAGGTTATACAAAATAATCCCAGGAAAGTGATCTTATTCGATCAGGCTGAAACTCCATTATTTGATATGGAGATGGAAGCAGCTGACTTAAATCCTGCTGTGGAAAAAATTGTAATTCTGGGAGCAGTGAATAACTATAACAGAGTACATGCTACATTTAAAGAACACAAACCAAATGTTGTGTTTCACGCTGCTGCATATAAGCATGTACCAATGCTTGAAGAAAATCCAATCGAAGCTATCCAAACTAATATTTTAGGCACTAAAAATCTGGCTGATCTCGCTGTAAAATTTAATGTATCCAAATTTGTATTGGTATCAACCGACAAAGCGGTAAACCCAACCAACGTCATGGGAGCATCAAAGCGATTGGCTGAAATGTATGTTCAATCCCTGAACTATGCTTTGGAAAGAGGAGATTATTTTGATAATTCGGCATTTAATACACGTTTTATAACAACGCGATTTGGAAACGTGCTTGGATCCAACGGTTCTGTGATACCACTATTTAGAAAACAAATTGCTCAGGGTGGACCGGTCACTGTTACACATCCGGAAATCACAAGATTTTTCATGACCATACCAGAAGCCTGTCAACTGGTATTAGAGGCCGGTGTTATGGGTAAAGGAGGTGAAATCTTTATTTTTGATATGGGTAAAGCCATAAAAATACTTGATCTTGCCAAAAAGATGATTCAATTGTCAGGTTTAAAACTCGGCAAGGATATTGAAGTTGAGTTTAGTGGATTAAGACCAGGTGAAAAACTTTATGAAGAGCTTCTAAGCAATAAAGAAAACACAAAACCAACGCATAATCCTAAAATTTTAATAGCTGAAACAGATAATGCAGATTTCCAAAAGATTAATTCTGAAATTGTAGAATTGCTTGATATCACGGCAATGGATGATGAAATGCTAATCGTAAAGAAAATGAAAAAATTAGTGCCTTCTTTCATTAGCAATCATTCGAAATTTGAGAGACTGGATCCGAAAAAGGATATCCCAATGCGCGTAATACGCAATGCTTAA
- a CDS encoding outer membrane beta-barrel protein, translating into MKIFYKILVSILLLSFISDLGFAQSSRIKRSRLYAGYNSFGIVKLTVGAGTSWYYGDLCDNCIKPKANLNLGAHLRFTERISVKAELNWYQLEAQDHYEPRNLSFKSNNIEFIAAGVVDLYQHSTNFYSRKRFTPFAYGGLGFTYFNPKAELDGVTYSLRPLQTEGVAYSPVTIVVPGGIGVRIKINQFIDLSVEGGYRLTFTDYLDDVSTVYTAQDDPIAAALSNRSLEIKNGNAEIGDVRGNPDSRDGYFVAGVKAEITIPSIRSGVKGQRDSGAHISKLTKRNRKRMLKNRR; encoded by the coding sequence ATGAAGATATTTTACAAGATTCTTGTCTCTATTCTCCTCCTGTCTTTTATTTCAGATTTGGGATTTGCTCAGTCCAGTAGAATAAAAAGATCAAGATTGTATGCAGGATACAATTCTTTTGGTATTGTAAAATTAACTGTTGGAGCAGGGACTTCATGGTATTATGGTGACCTATGTGATAATTGCATCAAACCTAAAGCAAACCTGAATCTTGGAGCACATTTAAGATTTACTGAAAGGATTAGTGTCAAGGCTGAGTTAAACTGGTATCAACTTGAGGCTCAGGATCACTATGAGCCACGAAATTTATCATTTAAGTCAAATAATATTGAATTCATTGCAGCCGGTGTTGTCGATTTATATCAACATTCAACCAATTTTTATTCTAGAAAACGCTTCACACCATTTGCATATGGTGGTTTGGGTTTTACTTACTTTAATCCAAAGGCTGAATTGGATGGGGTAACCTATTCCTTGAGACCTTTGCAAACTGAAGGAGTGGCCTATTCACCTGTAACAATAGTTGTTCCTGGCGGCATTGGAGTGAGAATTAAAATTAACCAATTTATTGACCTTTCGGTAGAAGGGGGATACCGCTTGACATTTACGGATTATCTCGACGATGTTAGTACAGTTTACACAGCACAAGATGATCCAATTGCTGCTGCACTTTCCAATCGAAGTTTGGAAATTAAAAATGGGAATGCCGAAATTGGAGATGTAAGAGGAAATCCAGATTCACGGGATGGATACTTTGTAGCCGGTGTTAAGGCTGAAATTACGATTCCTTCAATCAGGTCAGGTGTTAAAGGACAAAGAGATTCGGGAGCTCACATTTCTAAACTCACTAAGAGAAATAGAAAGAGAATGCTCAAAAATCGTCGCTAA
- a CDS encoding iron-sulfur cluster assembly accessory protein has protein sequence MAQPYIDISPKALGEIKNIMQNKNIPEGYGLRIGVNGAGCAGVRQFLGFDKMKEKDDKFIINEIEVYIDKKDAMYLIGLVLDFQDDAEARGFVFRSGN, from the coding sequence ATGGCACAACCCTATATCGATATAAGCCCAAAGGCGCTCGGCGAAATTAAAAATATAATGCAGAATAAGAATATCCCGGAAGGATACGGTTTGCGAATTGGCGTAAACGGTGCCGGATGTGCAGGTGTTCGTCAGTTTCTGGGATTTGATAAAATGAAAGAAAAAGATGATAAATTCATTATTAATGAGATTGAAGTGTACATTGATAAAAAAGATGCAATGTATTTAATTGGTCTTGTTCTTGATTTTCAGGATGATGCTGAGGCACGCGGATTTGTATTCCGATCCGGAAATTAA
- the ychF gene encoding redox-regulated ATPase YchF, translating to MGLRCGIVGLPNVGKSTLFNALSNAKAEAANYPFCTIEPNIGIIKVPDERLNILEQLVDPEKVIPAIIEFVDIAGLVKGASKGEGLGNKFLANIREVDAIVHVVRCFQDDNIAHVEGRINPINDKEVIDTELQLKDLETIQKRIDKEEKVAKSGDKVARQKIEVYNKIKDALSKGLNARVVEVNDMENEIVEEAQLLTTKPVIYVANVDESGLKENNHFYNELKDNVKGENAQVIKVCAAIESQIAEFDDPEEKTMLLEEYELEESGLNKLIKAAYSILNLITYFTAGKQEVRAWTIKKNWKAPKAAGVIHTDFEKGFIKAEVIKLKDYQQYKTEQACKEAGKIAIQGKDYIVEDGDIMHFRFNV from the coding sequence ATGGGTTTAAGATGTGGAATTGTAGGTTTGCCAAATGTGGGAAAATCAACATTATTCAATGCTTTATCAAATGCAAAAGCAGAAGCTGCAAACTATCCTTTTTGTACAATTGAACCGAATATTGGAATTATTAAGGTTCCCGATGAAAGACTTAATATTCTGGAACAATTAGTTGACCCAGAAAAAGTAATTCCCGCAATTATCGAATTTGTAGATATTGCCGGATTGGTTAAAGGAGCAAGCAAGGGTGAAGGACTGGGAAATAAATTTCTAGCAAACATTAGAGAGGTCGATGCAATTGTCCATGTTGTTCGCTGTTTTCAAGATGATAATATCGCTCATGTTGAAGGGCGAATAAACCCTATTAATGATAAAGAAGTAATAGACACCGAATTACAACTCAAAGATCTTGAGACAATTCAAAAGCGAATAGACAAAGAAGAGAAAGTAGCAAAGTCCGGAGACAAAGTGGCCAGGCAAAAAATAGAGGTATATAATAAAATAAAAGATGCCCTATCTAAAGGATTGAATGCACGAGTTGTCGAGGTGAATGATATGGAGAATGAAATTGTGGAAGAAGCACAACTTTTAACAACTAAACCTGTCATTTATGTAGCAAATGTGGATGAATCAGGATTGAAAGAGAACAATCATTTCTACAATGAATTAAAGGATAATGTCAAAGGCGAAAATGCTCAGGTAATTAAAGTATGTGCAGCTATAGAATCACAAATAGCAGAATTTGACGATCCCGAAGAAAAAACAATGTTACTTGAAGAATATGAATTGGAGGAGTCGGGTCTAAACAAATTAATAAAAGCGGCCTATTCAATTTTGAACCTGATTACCTATTTCACTGCAGGAAAACAGGAAGTAAGAGCCTGGACCATTAAAAAGAATTGGAAAGCTCCAAAAGCTGCAGGAGTTATTCACACCGATTTTGAAAAGGGATTTATTAAAGCTGAGGTCATTAAGCTCAAAGACTATCAACAATACAAGACTGAGCAAGCTTGTAAGGAAGCCGGTAAAATTGCAATACAAGGAAAAGATTATATTGTGGAAGACGGAGATATAATGCACTTCCGTTTTAATGTTTGA
- a CDS encoding DUF3276 family protein, producing MEENSGNERNEIFSKKVRAGKRTYFFDVKSTRSNDFYLTITESKRKQKDDGFFYEKHKIFLYKEDFYKFRDALNESVSHITDELLNGYEPPLDEDSNIEGSNQKEKSDTKLDTDLNWD from the coding sequence GTGGAAGAAAATAGCGGCAACGAGCGGAACGAGATTTTTTCTAAAAAAGTTAGGGCTGGTAAGAGAACTTATTTTTTCGACGTCAAGTCTACACGTTCAAACGATTTTTATTTAACAATTACTGAAAGCAAAAGAAAACAGAAAGACGACGGTTTTTTCTATGAAAAGCACAAGATCTTTTTATACAAAGAAGATTTCTATAAGTTTAGAGATGCTTTGAACGAATCTGTTTCTCACATAACCGATGAATTGTTAAATGGTTATGAACCTCCATTGGATGAAGACAGTAATATTGAAGGTTCAAATCAGAAGGAGAAAAGCGATACAAAATTAGATACTGATCTCAACTGGGATTAG
- a CDS encoding DUF58 domain-containing protein, which produces MQLDFERIRTYENIELLARQLVEGFITGLHKSPYHGFSVEFAEHRLYNSGESTRFIDWRVYSRTDKLYVKKFEEETNLRCQILIDNSSSMYFPVENLGKITFSTTAAAALTILLNRQRDAVGLTLFSDFIEEETDSKANRRHQHEILVMLQRLLKQEKSNKKTNISEVLHHTAEKAKPRSLIIIFSDFLAEFDNMSELFNALSHLRYKQHEVIVFDVFDKEKELELDYNKGFYNFTDLESGVKLKLNPIELRKSYINRITEIKANLKDNCARNKIDYFECNINEDMYKILNSFLIKRAKMI; this is translated from the coding sequence ATGCAATTAGATTTTGAAAGAATCAGGACCTATGAAAACATTGAGTTGTTGGCCAGACAGCTAGTTGAAGGATTCATCACCGGATTACACAAATCACCTTATCATGGATTTTCTGTCGAATTTGCAGAACATAGATTATATAATTCCGGTGAAAGCACTCGATTCATAGATTGGCGCGTTTATTCAAGAACAGACAAGTTATATGTTAAAAAGTTTGAAGAGGAAACAAACCTGAGATGTCAAATTTTAATTGACAATTCCAGTTCCATGTACTTTCCTGTGGAAAATCTCGGTAAAATTACCTTTTCTACTACCGCTGCCGCTGCACTTACTATTCTTTTGAACAGACAAAGAGATGCTGTTGGATTAACGTTATTTAGTGATTTTATTGAAGAAGAAACCGATTCTAAGGCCAATAGACGACATCAACATGAAATATTGGTTATGCTTCAGAGGTTGCTAAAACAGGAAAAAAGCAATAAAAAAACCAATATTTCTGAAGTGCTTCACCACACTGCGGAGAAGGCAAAACCCCGATCACTTATTATAATTTTTAGTGATTTTCTTGCAGAATTTGATAATATGAGCGAATTGTTTAATGCTTTAAGTCACCTCCGTTATAAGCAACATGAGGTGATTGTATTTGACGTGTTTGACAAGGAAAAAGAACTTGAACTAGATTACAATAAAGGATTTTACAATTTCACAGATTTGGAAAGTGGTGTCAAATTAAAATTGAACCCGATTGAATTGCGGAAATCTTATATCAACAGAATTACAGAAATCAAGGCTAATTTGAAAGACAATTGCGCCAGAAATAAGATTGATTATTTTGAATGTAATATAAATGAAGATATGTACAAAATTCTCAATTCTTTTTTAATAAAACGGGCAAAAATGATTTGA
- the paaN gene encoding phenylacetic acid degradation protein PaaN has protein sequence MSLFQKHQETLNKAIKALHERTFFAQYPEHPSPKIYGEEADADGRKKFQKQLKSDFTELNSKGSNSSVGSEISPYLNMELGINYPFFEPETLIEKGKNVFELWRRTSPGDRAGILIESLERFKKRFFEVAYATMHTTGQGYMMAFQASGPHAADRALEAIAAGYEELNRFPKEAVWDKPMGKYNIKLKKSWTAVPKGLGLVIGCSTFPTWNSVPGIYASLITGNPVIIKPHPMSILPIAILSAEIQNVLAENGLPKEICQFAPDSPENLISKKLAEDGNVKLIDYTGGSEFGNYLESLEGKVTFTEKTGINSIILDSVEDLDKVLQNIAFSITLYSGQMCTAPQNIFIPESGVKTKEGHVSFDDVANKLSEAVNSLVNNPKAGPFVLGAIQNPATIERMKNLNFGNNILAENKIENPMFKEARVMTPKLSVVDKKDREHFKKEIFGPYAMLIKTSNTEESIELASSLAKEYGAISCGAYSIDNDVQEKIKSAMELSYTSVSFNLTGGIYVNQNAAFSDFHVTGGNPAGNASFTNPEYVIKRFVWVGTRIPI, from the coding sequence ATGTCATTATTTCAAAAACATCAGGAGACTTTAAACAAAGCCATAAAAGCACTTCATGAAAGGACTTTTTTTGCTCAATATCCGGAACATCCATCACCTAAAATATATGGAGAAGAAGCAGATGCCGATGGCAGAAAAAAATTCCAGAAACAATTAAAATCGGACTTTACCGAATTAAATTCCAAGGGTTCAAATTCAAGTGTCGGATCCGAAATCTCGCCATACCTGAATATGGAACTGGGAATAAACTACCCATTTTTTGAGCCGGAAACTTTGATAGAAAAAGGCAAAAATGTATTTGAACTATGGCGCCGGACCAGTCCGGGTGACCGAGCCGGTATTCTAATAGAATCCTTAGAGCGATTTAAGAAAAGATTTTTTGAAGTAGCATATGCTACAATGCATACAACTGGTCAGGGCTATATGATGGCTTTTCAGGCTTCAGGGCCCCATGCTGCCGACAGGGCATTGGAAGCAATTGCTGCCGGCTATGAAGAACTTAACCGTTTTCCCAAAGAAGCAGTTTGGGACAAACCAATGGGTAAATACAATATTAAACTTAAGAAAAGCTGGACAGCTGTTCCCAAAGGACTTGGACTTGTAATTGGTTGTTCTACCTTTCCCACCTGGAATTCAGTTCCCGGGATTTATGCCAGCTTGATTACGGGAAATCCGGTAATAATCAAGCCACATCCCATGTCCATTTTACCAATTGCCATACTTTCAGCCGAGATACAGAATGTGCTTGCTGAAAATGGATTACCAAAGGAAATTTGTCAATTTGCTCCGGACAGTCCTGAAAATCTTATAAGTAAAAAATTAGCTGAAGACGGTAATGTTAAATTAATCGACTATACAGGAGGTAGTGAATTCGGTAATTACCTCGAGTCACTGGAAGGCAAGGTTACCTTTACAGAGAAAACAGGTATTAACAGTATAATCCTTGATTCTGTGGAAGATTTGGACAAAGTCCTTCAAAATATAGCTTTTTCAATTACACTTTATTCAGGTCAGATGTGTACAGCTCCCCAAAACATTTTTATTCCTGAAAGTGGTGTAAAAACAAAAGAAGGACATGTCAGCTTTGATGATGTTGCTAATAAACTAAGTGAAGCTGTAAATTCATTGGTAAATAATCCAAAAGCCGGACCTTTTGTATTGGGCGCTATTCAGAATCCTGCCACAATCGAGCGAATGAAAAACTTAAATTTTGGGAACAATATTCTTGCTGAAAATAAGATTGAAAACCCAATGTTTAAAGAAGCCCGTGTAATGACTCCAAAGTTATCTGTAGTGGATAAAAAAGATAGAGAGCATTTTAAAAAAGAAATATTTGGACCTTATGCAATGTTGATAAAAACGAGTAATACTGAGGAATCCATTGAATTGGCAAGCTCTTTGGCCAAAGAATATGGTGCTATTTCCTGTGGAGCATATAGTATTGACAACGATGTGCAAGAAAAGATCAAAAGTGCAATGGAATTGAGCTATACAAGTGTTTCTTTTAATCTGACAGGAGGTATTTATGTCAATCAAAATGCTGCCTTTTCTGACTTTCATGTAACGGGAGGCAACCCTGCAGGCAATGCTTCGTTTACTAACCCGGAATACGTTATAAAAAGATTTGTGTGGGTAGGAACGCGTATACCAATTTAA
- a CDS encoding AI-2E family transporter, with translation MFSRYRILFYLLLILAVLLLVVSLGYVFSNILAYFIVSIILATILRPLVDRLSSLQIYKVKFPRVGAILISFIFLGFVIYLLLELFVPLLSNEISKLYKLDFDTILTNLAGSLTGIENFLISNNIVNEKRGFILEKSKIYFFEYIQNTEFSTLINNTFSVIGSFLVGLLAIFFITFFFLYEKGILRGLFLKLIPNAYFELTVTAFYKIERLLSNYLIGLLFQMIAFFTLVSILLTIAGIKYAFTIAFFAAAANLIPYLGPVLGASFGIIVALTTSGFGMEFQHYIIIIIKVLISFGIVQLADNLIFQPIIFSRSVKAHPLEIFVIVFVGATLAGPIGMIFAIPTYTILRVSVIEFYLGYQEYRIFNINQNN, from the coding sequence ATGTTTAGCAGATACAGAATTTTATTCTATCTATTACTTATTCTGGCAGTTTTATTGTTAGTTGTAAGTCTCGGATATGTCTTTTCCAATATCCTCGCTTATTTTATAGTTTCGATTATCCTCGCCACCATCCTCCGCCCATTGGTAGATAGACTGTCTTCACTACAAATTTATAAGGTTAAATTTCCCAGAGTTGGGGCAATACTCATTTCATTTATCTTTTTAGGATTTGTGATTTATCTTCTTTTAGAGCTATTCGTGCCACTTTTAAGCAATGAAATTTCAAAGCTGTATAAATTAGATTTTGATACAATACTGACCAATCTGGCCGGAAGTTTAACTGGAATTGAAAATTTTTTAATCAGTAATAATATCGTCAATGAAAAACGTGGTTTCATACTTGAAAAAAGTAAAATATACTTTTTTGAGTATATACAGAATACTGAATTCAGCACTTTAATAAATAATACTTTTTCAGTTATTGGCTCCTTTTTAGTTGGTCTTCTGGCTATATTTTTTATTACATTTTTCTTCCTCTATGAAAAGGGAATTTTAAGGGGACTCTTCTTGAAATTAATTCCTAATGCCTATTTTGAGCTTACAGTTACGGCTTTTTACAAGATTGAAAGGTTACTATCAAATTACCTCATAGGTCTACTATTTCAAATGATAGCATTTTTTACTTTGGTTTCGATCCTGCTTACAATTGCCGGAATCAAGTATGCATTTACCATAGCTTTTTTTGCTGCAGCGGCCAATCTTATACCTTACCTTGGACCGGTTCTGGGCGCTAGCTTTGGCATTATTGTAGCTCTAACAACTTCGGGCTTTGGAATGGAATTTCAGCATTATATTATAATAATTATAAAAGTCCTTATTTCATTTGGTATTGTTCAGTTAGCTGATAATTTAATTTTCCAGCCAATAATATTTTCGAGAAGTGTTAAAGCCCATCCACTTGAAATTTTTGTAATTGTTTTTGTTGGAGCTACTTTAGCGGGCCCAATAGGAATGATCTTTGCCATACCTACATATACAATTCTTAGAGTATCGGTTATTGAGTTTTATTTGGGCTATCAGGAATACAGAATATTTAATATAAATCAAAACAATTAA
- a CDS encoding septal ring lytic transglycosylase RlpA family protein: MGFNIEMRKVLRISFFYFLGFTTLFAQNKYSEKGIASYYADKFDGRTTASGEVFRNSDLTAAHRTLAFGTIVKVTNLSNGKSVLVRINDRGPYAHGRTIDLSKKAAAELNMLENGLAEVQITEVIQKESRVAESIISEIPEENSYVMSIWGTKRKAPLYGIQLASFESEEAALKFGKEAYENGIKLPLIKVFDQDGKTFYRIMAGDFNNIDEASRYLRKLEKMNYSGFVKTY; this comes from the coding sequence TTGGGCTTTAACATTGAAATGCGGAAAGTTTTAAGAATATCGTTTTTTTATTTTTTAGGTTTCACTACTCTGTTTGCGCAGAATAAATACTCTGAAAAAGGAATTGCTTCCTACTATGCCGATAAGTTTGATGGACGAACTACTGCAAGTGGGGAGGTATTTCGCAACTCCGACTTAACGGCTGCGCATCGAACTTTGGCATTTGGGACAATTGTAAAAGTTACTAATCTTAGCAATGGTAAATCAGTGCTTGTTCGAATTAACGACCGTGGTCCATATGCGCATGGAAGAACAATTGATCTTTCAAAAAAGGCGGCTGCCGAGCTCAATATGTTGGAAAATGGTCTTGCGGAAGTTCAAATAACTGAAGTAATACAGAAAGAGAGCCGGGTTGCTGAAAGTATAATATCGGAGATTCCGGAAGAAAACTCTTATGTTATGAGTATTTGGGGAACCAAGAGAAAAGCACCTCTTTATGGAATTCAACTGGCTTCATTTGAGTCGGAAGAGGCGGCTTTAAAATTTGGAAAAGAAGCTTATGAAAATGGAATAAAATTGCCTTTGATTAAAGTATTTGATCAAGACGGAAAAACATTTTATCGTATCATGGCAGGTGATTTCAACAATATTGATGAGGCCTCACGTTATTTAAGAAAGCTTGAGAAAATGAATTATTCGGGATTTGTAAAAACCTATTGA